Proteins from a genomic interval of Afifella aestuarii:
- a CDS encoding HNH endonuclease yields MSAPPVSRHGSLYSAARSTYLACHMVSSDPSTDTCWLCGRPLGRRVEWHHPVPKSRGGRETVPIHPICHRTLHAVFSNADLARFETEGTPLSAHPKIEKFLAWIANKPPDFHAPTHPRR; encoded by the coding sequence GTGTCGGCGCCCCCAGTCTCGAGGCACGGATCGCTTTATTCTGCGGCTCGGAGCACCTATCTCGCCTGCCACATGGTCTCAAGCGATCCCTCGACCGACACCTGCTGGCTGTGCGGGCGCCCGCTCGGGCGGCGCGTCGAATGGCATCATCCGGTGCCCAAAAGCCGCGGCGGGCGGGAGACGGTGCCGATCCATCCGATCTGCCACCGCACGCTCCACGCAGTCTTCTCGAATGCCGATCTTGCCCGCTTCGAGACGGAAGGAACGCCCCTCTCCGCCCATCCGAAGATAGAAAAATTTCTCGCCTGGATCGCCAACAAGCCGCCGGATTTTCACGCCCCGACGCATCCCCGGCGCTGA
- a CDS encoding alanine/glycine:cation symporter family protein, whose product MDAVIDFTNDILWSYVLIYGLLAVGVFFTLRLGFIQFRHFPEFLRVVRGSRSSDKAGISPLQALTVSLASRVGTGNLAGVAVALTLGGPGAIFWMWMVALVGMATAYAESTLAQLYKVRNEEGDYRGGPAFYIARGLRLPWLGGLFSVFLILSFGLVFNAVQANSIADAVEAAFGIPKLWIGLGLALLSGLVIFGGIRQVARVAEIVVPFMAIAYLIVAFYVLIVHYAELPGVLALIVKSAFGLEEVAGGVTGGLAAALLNGVKRGLFSNEAGMGSAPNIAAVATPDPHHPSSQGMVQALGVFIDTLLICSATALMILLSGVYTPGQEVTGTELTQNALSAHIGDWGVYFVAVAIFFFAFTSILGNYSYAENAMTFLGFGGKGGLTVLRVAALLMVIWGSLQSVRTVFHTADASMGLMATINLIAIVALSGTVTKLTHDYFKQKKSGQEPVFDNDFYPELAGKIDGTIWTRHGDLAKRNEVPGDEETGSGRA is encoded by the coding sequence CTGGACGCTGTGATCGATTTCACCAACGACATTTTGTGGAGCTACGTTCTCATCTACGGCTTGTTGGCCGTCGGGGTGTTCTTCACCCTCAGGCTCGGCTTCATTCAGTTTCGTCATTTTCCGGAGTTTCTGCGCGTCGTGCGCGGCTCGCGCTCCAGCGACAAAGCCGGCATTTCGCCCTTGCAGGCGCTCACCGTGTCGCTCGCCTCGCGCGTCGGCACCGGCAACCTCGCCGGCGTTGCCGTCGCTTTGACCCTCGGGGGACCGGGCGCCATTTTCTGGATGTGGATGGTGGCGCTCGTCGGCATGGCGACGGCCTATGCGGAATCGACGCTCGCCCAGCTCTACAAAGTGCGCAACGAAGAGGGCGATTATCGCGGCGGGCCCGCCTTCTACATCGCCCGCGGCCTGCGCCTGCCCTGGCTCGGCGGGCTTTTCTCGGTCTTCCTGATCCTCTCCTTCGGCCTCGTCTTCAACGCCGTGCAGGCGAATTCGATCGCCGATGCGGTGGAGGCGGCCTTCGGCATTCCGAAACTGTGGATCGGGCTCGGCCTCGCGCTTCTGTCCGGTCTCGTCATTTTCGGCGGCATCCGGCAGGTGGCGCGGGTGGCCGAGATCGTCGTGCCGTTCATGGCGATCGCCTACCTCATCGTCGCCTTCTATGTGCTCATCGTGCACTATGCCGAATTGCCGGGGGTCCTGGCGCTCATCGTCAAAAGCGCCTTCGGGCTCGAGGAAGTGGCAGGCGGCGTCACCGGCGGCCTTGCCGCGGCCTTGCTCAACGGTGTGAAACGCGGCCTCTTCTCCAACGAGGCGGGCATGGGCTCGGCGCCGAACATCGCCGCCGTGGCCACGCCCGACCCGCATCATCCCTCCAGCCAGGGCATGGTGCAGGCGCTCGGTGTCTTCATCGACACGCTCCTCATCTGTTCGGCGACCGCGCTGATGATCCTCTTGTCCGGCGTCTACACGCCCGGCCAGGAGGTGACGGGGACGGAGCTGACGCAGAACGCGCTCTCCGCCCATATCGGCGATTGGGGCGTCTATTTCGTCGCCGTGGCGATCTTCTTCTTCGCCTTCACCTCCATCCTCGGCAATTACTCCTATGCCGAAAACGCCATGACCTTCCTCGGTTTCGGCGGCAAGGGAGGGCTCACCGTCCTGCGTGTCGCCGCGCTCCTGATGGTGATCTGGGGATCGCTGCAATCGGTGCGCACGGTCTTCCACACGGCCGATGCGTCCATGGGATTGATGGCCACCATCAACCTCATCGCCATCGTCGCCCTGTCCGGGACGGTCACCAAGCTCACGCACGATTACTTCAAGCAGAAGAAATCGGGCCAGGAGCCGGTCTTCGACAACGACTTCTACCCGGAGCTCGCCGGCAAGATCGACGGCACGATCTGGACGCGCCATGGCGATCTCGCCAAGAGAAACGAGGTGCCGGGCGACGAAGAGACCGGCTCCGGCCGCGCCTGA
- a CDS encoding HAD family hydrolase, translated as MSYRIVLIDFDGTLADTRQSVVTCLRQTLSERGFDMPDGQKIKEVIAAGLSLDQAVAVLVPQLAPDETSQCVVAYRDKYPAIDAEHTQLFEGAHETLAALNAAGMAVVVLSNKGVRAIEATLDRFEIEVSAIIAAEPGAPMKPDPAVFHERIAPLFGARPLGDYLMVGDTRADLAFAKAAGIAACFARYGYGDASDCLTLAPEHVIATLGELKTLVCGPPAVTEKV; from the coding sequence ATGTCCTACCGCATCGTTCTCATCGATTTCGACGGCACGCTGGCCGACACCCGCCAATCGGTCGTCACCTGCCTGCGCCAGACGCTGTCAGAGCGCGGCTTCGACATGCCGGACGGGCAGAAGATCAAGGAGGTGATCGCGGCGGGCCTGTCGCTCGATCAGGCCGTGGCCGTCCTGGTGCCGCAATTGGCGCCGGACGAGACCTCACAGTGCGTTGTGGCCTATCGCGACAAGTATCCGGCGATCGATGCTGAACATACGCAGCTTTTTGAGGGCGCGCACGAGACGCTCGCGGCCTTGAACGCCGCGGGAATGGCGGTCGTGGTCTTGTCCAACAAGGGCGTGAGAGCCATCGAGGCGACGCTCGACCGCTTTGAGATCGAGGTGAGCGCCATCATCGCGGCGGAGCCGGGCGCGCCGATGAAGCCCGATCCGGCGGTCTTTCATGAGCGGATCGCGCCGCTTTTCGGCGCGCGGCCCCTCGGCGATTATCTGATGGTCGGCGATACGCGGGCCGACCTCGCCTTTGCGAAAGCGGCCGGCATCGCCGCCTGTTTCGCCCGCTACGGCTATGGCGATGCGTCAGACTGCCTGACGCTCGCGCCCGAGCATGTCATTGCAACGCTCGGCGAGCTAAAAACGCTCGTCTGCGGGCCGCCTGCGGTGACGGAAAAGGTGTGA